The Gemmatimonadota bacterium genomic interval TCCGGCGTTGCTTGCCCGCGTTGCGGGGATCTTTCCGTCTCGGAGATCAGCACTCGCGACCAGTTCGATTGCAACGGGTGCCGCTACCGCTTCTCGGTTACGTCGGGGACGATCTTCGACAACACCAAGCTTCCCCTGCGGAAGTGGTTCGTCGCGATTTACCTCATGCTCGAATCCAAGAAGGGGATCAGCGCGAACCAGATGAAGCGGACCCTCGGTGTCTCCTACAAAACCGCATGGCATCTGTGCCATCGGATTCGTGAGGCGATGGAGGGTGGCAACTTCAGCATCGGCCCCACGCTGTTCGGGATCGTCGAGGTGGACGAAACGCTCGTGGGCGGTAAGCGCGAAGGTGTAGGGACCGGCAACACCGTCGGCAAGCATTGGGTTGTCGGTGCCGTCCAGCGCGGCGGCAACATCCGCCTTGAGGCCATTCCGAACGTGCGGAAAGCCACCCTGCACGACTTCATCTTCCGGCACGTCAGCGACGAGACTGAGGCCATCTACACCGACGAGCTCCGCGCCTACCTCGGGATCGCGGACCACAACACGCGCCACCAGACGGTCAAACACATCGCGAAGGAGTGGGTCACTCCCGATGGCGTTCACACGAACACCGTCGAAGGCGTCTGGAGCCTCCTCAAGCGTTCGATCATGGGTGCGTTCCACAAGGTCAGCGTGAAGCATCTGAATCGCTACCTCGAAGAGCTTGAATGGCGGTTCAATAACCGGGACAACGAGTTCATGTTTCGGGACCTTCTGACTCGGCTGGTGGAGGGGGAGGCGCTACGGTACCATGCCCTGACATCGTGACGGTAATACCCGAACTGGTCGCACCGTATTTGCCTATGAGTTCATCCAGCCTGGACATACGCCACTCCACCCGGCCCCTGACGGCTTCGGGCATTAGCCCCATGAATCGGTGCGGCTCATACAGACCACCGAAGGCGACTACGTCTTCGTCTCCCCTTGATGCGTGAAGGTATTCGCACACTCGCCCAATCCATTCTTCGATCCTCCCAAGGACGCCGTCAGTGCTGTCCGCCGCCTCGTTCGCGAGTCTATCGCCCTCTTGGCGAAACTCGTTCAGCCGGAAGGGAGAAGGCGGCGCCTTAAGCGGCGGCATGTCGATAGGCGTTCTATGTAGCGGCGGCAACTCGCGGATCAGCTTTTCAAGACTTTCCATCGTTGGCTGTGCCCGCAGTGTTTCGAGCGAGGCCAACGCCTTGTCATCCCTTGGGAGCCATTCTCGGTACTGGATGAGTAGCGCCAGATCCTGCCCCGTCTTTTCTGCGAACCGCCTGCACACCTCGCGAAGTGCGTTATACGCGCCGTAGAACTCCACGAGTGGGCGTTCCGGCTCCGCGTTTTCGCCTTGCAACAACGTTTCCTTTAGGTCGTTCATGGCCCGGTTCATCGGTTTGAGGTGAGATTCGTCGATGCACCGACTCAGCCAATTTTGGATCGAACTGGGCGACGGGTCCTGTTCCGCCAACCGTCTCCACACGCGACCCAGCGAATGGGCCGCTGCTTCGATGTCCGGCATAGCTTCCGATGCCCTAACGACGGCCTGTTGCCGGGCTACCGATGGGGGCTCGTTAGCTGGTGGGGCGATGGCTTGTACGAGGCGCAGGTCCGGGTTGTGCGCCACCCCAGCGCGGCCGTGTCTTCCCTCACGCCAGATCGCGCCAGCGAGCAAGGTTGTCGCGGCCAAGAACAAGAGGGATGGGGCGGGAGTCCACCACGGCCACGGGATCAGCACGGGCATAGCACGGGCGTTCACGGCCGCCTGGGCTATGCCCGACGCCGTAAAACCCGCCGACAGCCAAATGAGGACGGTGCGGGTGCCCAATGGCCGCAGGCGTGGCAGAGAAGACCACGCAATAAGTGCCAATCCTGCCACCGCGATCGCCCACTTGATATTGGCGTCAAGTTCCTCGATGAATGGCGTCACGACAGTGACGACCAAGAAGATGCCGAGGGCCGCTGTAGCCTTTTTCCACTTCGCGCCGATCTCCATGCCCGCCAATCTAAACAGTCACCGGACCGTGCAACAGGGTGATAAGCGCCGAGCTCTCGGGACCGCCCGGGCGTGGGTCCCTTCTCTCCTCGATGATGCCGGGGCCGGGAGTTGAACCCGGAAGGGCCTAAGCCCAGAGGATTTTAAGTCCCCTGCGGTTACCAATTTCGCCACCCCGGCGGGTTA includes:
- a CDS encoding IS1595 family transposase encodes the protein MPNTAKLNLMSLMDQFGDDNTCREYIEKLRWPSGVACPRCGDLSVSEISTRDQFDCNGCRYRFSVTSGTIFDNTKLPLRKWFVAIYLMLESKKGISANQMKRTLGVSYKTAWHLCHRIREAMEGGNFSIGPTLFGIVEVDETLVGGKREGVGTGNTVGKHWVVGAVQRGGNIRLEAIPNVRKATLHDFIFRHVSDETEAIYTDELRAYLGIADHNTRHQTVKHIAKEWVTPDGVHTNTVEGVWSLLKRSIMGAFHKVSVKHLNRYLEELEWRFNNRDNEFMFRDLLTRLVEGEALRYHALTS